A single genomic interval of Sphingobium sp. EM0848 harbors:
- a CDS encoding surface lipoprotein assembly modifier encodes MIALARKDYRKAEWMFRKILEDDPSLVRVRLELARTLFLAAKDEDADYHFRLAIAQHPPKAVIANIARFREAIRARRAWRFNVNFGIAPDSNINSATDKERVDILGLPFKLDPGARSRTGTGVIAGGDASIRLFRDSELPLYVGIYGRMVRYPDHDFDDIYTGGEVGPEFRLSGGRLRVATTGLERWLGGRRLVTSLGGRLNFDKVIGGEWSLEASLSARHNGYARRSDVDGWDIEAILSANHALSPSALGFAYGSIQRSIAEDPGQSNWQGRVGLGVLKEIGWGLRPQLGLEVGRQVNDAPLALFNGTRRDWRLQVSASIYKRDWNIAGFAPSLRVSYSRCFSTIDLYDQKRLRAEFGIAKAF; translated from the coding sequence ATGATCGCCCTGGCGCGCAAGGACTATCGCAAGGCGGAGTGGATGTTCCGCAAGATCCTGGAAGACGACCCAAGCCTGGTCCGGGTTAGGCTCGAACTTGCCCGGACCTTGTTCCTCGCGGCGAAGGATGAGGACGCCGACTATCACTTCAGGCTCGCAATCGCCCAGCATCCGCCCAAGGCCGTTATTGCCAACATTGCCCGCTTCCGCGAGGCGATCCGCGCGAGGCGCGCCTGGCGTTTCAATGTCAACTTCGGCATCGCGCCCGACAGCAACATCAATTCGGCGACGGACAAGGAGCGGGTCGACATTCTTGGTCTCCCCTTCAAGCTCGATCCTGGCGCTCGCTCGCGAACGGGTACCGGCGTCATCGCCGGCGGCGATGCCAGCATCCGCCTGTTCCGCGATAGTGAACTGCCGCTTTACGTTGGGATCTACGGCCGAATGGTGCGTTATCCCGATCATGACTTCGACGACATCTACACCGGCGGCGAGGTAGGACCAGAATTCCGCCTTTCGGGCGGACGGCTGCGCGTGGCGACGACGGGATTGGAGCGATGGCTCGGCGGCAGGCGCCTCGTCACCAGCCTTGGCGGCAGGCTCAATTTCGACAAAGTGATCGGCGGCGAGTGGAGCCTGGAAGCCTCACTCTCGGCGCGGCACAACGGCTATGCGCGCCGCTCCGATGTGGATGGCTGGGATATCGAGGCCATCCTATCAGCCAACCATGCTCTCTCCCCTTCAGCGCTGGGCTTTGCCTATGGCTCGATCCAGCGCAGCATCGCCGAGGATCCCGGTCAGTCGAACTGGCAAGGTCGCGTCGGTTTGGGGGTTCTCAAGGAAATTGGCTGGGGCCTGCGTCCGCAGCTGGGTCTGGAAGTCGGCCGGCAGGTGAATGATGCGCCGCTCGCACTATTCAACGGAACCAGGCGCGACTGGCGGCTGCAGGTTTCGGCTAGCATCTACAAACGAGATTGGAACATCGCTGGCTTCGCTCCTTCACTGCGCGTTAGCTATAGCCGCTGCTTCTCAACCATTGACCTTTATGACCAGAAGCGCTTGCGCGCAGAGTTCGGCATCGCGAAGGCGTTCTGA